One Moorella sp. E308F genomic region harbors:
- a CDS encoding energy-coupling factor transporter transmembrane component T — MFNQFFYQDKGLFLQSLHPAAALTYLGILFVLALVFTNPLYLLGLLLVVVLAISAARGLAVWEIYLRLSLGLLLPVIIVNALLTHAGKTIIWWGPRLPVFGRLTVSLEAICYGAAMSVRLLAIISIFCLYNLIVHPDKVLSLLARFASRSALVLSLATRLFPTMVRQMANIQEVQMIRGVDFHTGTLKERLHRYAALMNILLLSSLEDSLEIAEAMQARAFGSGRRSCYRRDTWRPRDSLCLGGALLALATAVYGQAKGFSTFIFYPQLDYLIKGPMTIIILIIIILSLSVPMVLSWGWQRCPYFNVKI, encoded by the coding sequence ATGTTCAATCAATTTTTTTACCAGGACAAAGGTCTCTTTTTACAGAGCCTGCATCCGGCGGCAGCCCTGACTTACTTGGGCATTTTATTTGTGCTGGCCCTGGTGTTCACCAACCCCCTTTACCTGCTGGGGTTATTACTGGTCGTTGTCCTGGCCATTAGCGCTGCCCGGGGTCTTGCGGTCTGGGAAATTTATTTGCGGCTCAGCCTGGGCTTGCTGTTGCCGGTGATTATTGTCAACGCCCTGTTGACCCATGCCGGGAAGACGATAATCTGGTGGGGACCGCGCCTGCCGGTTTTCGGCCGCTTAACCGTCTCGTTGGAAGCCATTTGTTACGGAGCGGCTATGAGCGTGCGGCTTTTAGCCATCATCAGCATCTTTTGCCTCTATAATCTTATAGTTCACCCGGATAAAGTTTTAAGTTTGCTGGCACGCTTTGCCTCCAGATCGGCTCTGGTGCTGTCCCTGGCTACCAGATTGTTTCCGACCATGGTCAGGCAAATGGCAAACATCCAGGAAGTGCAAATGATAAGGGGCGTTGATTTTCATACTGGAACGTTAAAAGAAAGGCTGCACAGATATGCTGCTCTGATGAATATCCTGCTCCTCTCTTCCCTAGAAGATTCCCTGGAAATAGCCGAGGCTATGCAGGCGCGGGCCTTTGGCAGCGGCCGGCGCTCCTGTTACCGGCGGGATACCTGGCGGCCGCGGGACAGCCTTTGCCTTGGAGGGGCCCTCTTGGCTTTAGCAACGGCCGTTTATGGTCAGGCCAAAGGATTCAGCACCTTCATTTTTTACCCGCAGTTGGACTACTTGATTAAAGGCCCTATGACCATAATTATTTTAATCATTATCATTCTTTCTTTATCCGTTCCGATGGTATTGAGCTGGGGGTGGCAGCGTTGCCCTTATTTCAATGTGAAAATTTGA
- a CDS encoding stalk domain-containing protein has protein sequence MLKQRISDLALAFLILFLLIAGAATPAWALAGLDSAGKSLNNAAAYLLTREKARGILSPWSYIALAASGRDLKGTLAGQACEKMLAAATASGEMNDYATLVLAVLAAGGNPYNYQGQNLIKKIQDAQLASGKFADNIAHGGEQLVNAHIWAVLALHAAGADIPDKSKALSWLVARQHADGSFYWDATDKETSDVDSTGMALMALGALGEKKDSPVVQKAVAYLAKAQKENGGFESWGAENPESSCMVIEGLTAVGIDPLQGNFNKAGGNILTALLRFQLPDGSFEHITGAGSNEMATSQALMALASLYFGQPFYARLATPPAANRYKARFIVGDRSYTVVAEGKEDVKAMDAAPFIDNDRTYVPVRYLAYALDVPGDGVSWDEKSSAVKLSKDGVTVTLVIGEETGYINGQPRSIGVAPLLREGRTYLPARFVAEAFGYQVDWDAISQTVSIKNSN, from the coding sequence ATGTTAAAACAGAGGATTTCAGATTTGGCACTGGCTTTTTTAATTTTATTCTTACTTATCGCTGGCGCCGCCACGCCAGCCTGGGCCCTTGCCGGGTTGGATAGCGCCGGAAAATCATTAAATAACGCTGCCGCTTATTTGTTAACAAGAGAGAAGGCCAGAGGTATTTTGTCTCCCTGGAGCTATATTGCCCTGGCGGCGTCAGGAAGGGATTTAAAAGGTACGCTGGCCGGCCAGGCCTGTGAAAAAATGCTGGCTGCTGCTACCGCATCCGGGGAAATGAATGATTATGCCACCCTGGTCCTGGCCGTTCTGGCTGCTGGAGGGAACCCCTATAATTACCAGGGCCAGAACCTTATAAAAAAGATCCAGGATGCCCAGCTCGCCAGTGGTAAGTTTGCTGACAATATAGCTCATGGCGGTGAACAGCTAGTTAATGCCCATATCTGGGCGGTATTGGCCCTGCATGCTGCCGGCGCTGATATTCCCGATAAGAGCAAGGCCCTAAGCTGGCTGGTGGCCAGGCAGCACGCCGACGGTTCCTTTTACTGGGACGCTACAGATAAAGAAACGTCCGATGTGGATTCTACCGGTATGGCGTTAATGGCCCTGGGGGCTTTAGGTGAAAAAAAAGATAGTCCGGTTGTCCAAAAGGCAGTGGCTTACCTGGCTAAGGCCCAAAAAGAAAATGGCGGTTTTGAGTCCTGGGGGGCGGAAAATCCAGAAAGCTCCTGCATGGTCATTGAAGGGCTGACTGCAGTTGGCATTGATCCACTTCAAGGCAATTTTAACAAAGCAGGAGGAAATATTTTAACTGCCCTCCTTCGCTTCCAGTTGCCTGACGGTTCCTTTGAACACATCACTGGGGCGGGAAGTAATGAAATGGCTACCAGTCAGGCCTTAATGGCCCTGGCCAGCCTCTATTTTGGTCAGCCGTTTTATGCTCGATTAGCCACGCCGCCTGCTGCTAACCGGTATAAAGCACGTTTTATTGTTGGCGACAGGAGCTATACAGTTGTGGCCGAGGGGAAAGAAGATGTAAAGGCGATGGATGCAGCCCCTTTCATTGACAACGATCGGACGTATGTACCCGTGCGTTACCTGGCTTATGCCCTGGACGTGCCTGGTGATGGTGTTAGCTGGGATGAGAAATCTTCTGCTGTTAAACTGAGCAAGGATGGCGTTACAGTAACCCTTGTTATTGGCGAAGAGACCGGCTACATCAATGGCCAGCCCAGGAGCATCGGCGTCGCTCCCCTGCTGCGAGAAGGTCGTACCTATCTCCCGGCCCGGTTTGTAGCGGAAGCCTTTGGCTACCAGGTAGACTGGGATGCAATTTCCCAAACGGTGAGCATAAAAAATTCAAACTAA
- a CDS encoding DUF4430 domain-containing protein, producing the protein MQKKFIYLVAALIVLLALIGPAISNFYTGPRGADNVRTPPTGAPLPAENAVAGSVPESAGNQKAPETLKPPEKTAGEKSGDSAITGGGKASGPAGTPQATQLAQSAGSQSDAGSSAPLPAAKKDGNSSYNQDSPAASGCRVDIAVVGMKGQLLYGPATVTVAKNNKWGLTALGALDASGLKYSMSPVYGNFVLGIAGQDNKGMAGWMYKVNEEIPMVAASEKGIRSGDKIIWWYSETLNSTGPTWEELKAASP; encoded by the coding sequence ATGCAAAAAAAATTTATTTACCTGGTAGCGGCCCTGATCGTCTTACTGGCCTTAATAGGGCCGGCAATCTCCAATTTCTATACCGGGCCACGCGGGGCTGATAATGTCCGGACACCACCCACCGGGGCTCCCTTACCAGCGGAGAATGCTGTTGCCGGCAGCGTTCCGGAAAGTGCCGGCAATCAAAAAGCGCCTGAGACCCTCAAGCCGCCGGAAAAAACGGCGGGGGAGAAGTCAGGTGACAGCGCTATAACCGGCGGGGGGAAAGCCTCGGGACCTGCCGGTACTCCCCAGGCGACACAGCTGGCGCAGAGTGCTGGCAGCCAGAGTGATGCCGGCAGCAGCGCCCCTCTACCAGCAGCTAAGAAAGACGGCAACAGCAGTTATAACCAGGATTCTCCTGCCGCCTCCGGGTGTCGGGTGGATATTGCCGTAGTTGGCATGAAAGGGCAACTCCTTTATGGTCCTGCTACGGTGACGGTTGCTAAAAACAACAAATGGGGGTTGACGGCCCTCGGGGCCCTGGATGCCAGCGGCCTGAAATACAGCATGAGCCCTGTATACGGCAATTTTGTCCTGGGTATAGCCGGGCAAGACAATAAAGGTATGGCCGGCTGGATGTATAAGGTTAACGAGGAGATCCCCATGGTGGCGGCCAGCGAGAAAGGGATTCGGTCAGGTGATAAGATTATCTGGTGGTATAGCGAAACCCTGAACAGTACCGGGCCCACCTGGGAAGAGTTGAAGGCGGCTTCACCTTGA
- a CDS encoding S-layer homology domain-containing protein: MSYKRFNRRFISLATTVCLLFSFLVPFVVPDKAMAADQAVAYTAQELAAKAIKFINDRYQAGEKIDGYTAYILTLAGENLEDKVKWTKNEETLKSSIEKLADLLGNNNSLITYIMATQNADGSFGPLANDYGTKAPLQALALVKPDLPVNDPVYNQVQDSISKAVSYFKNRYQNGSLTYEVNGWNFDYRCVEALVNAGEDLSGGGWVYNGKSLKNVVIASAEAAASNPSVLDAVYLAKELTALYAVDPTSSYINMLADAIIAKQKTTNGTIYFGNSIYDDVTVLTALGKAGRLSVIDQVYALNYLNGFKHEHKNAWGQPAGAAWSGYTAEEPDLTAQVLTALSYFDGAKVEGSDVYKTIQEGLAYLKDIQDVDTGAIPAQWDSTFSTAETLIALKSLGKTYNDYAGSSSPWVKRSRTKTIAQCLLALNRWGDTVRVNKLANLLKERHSPNGFDNSVYSDMWAYIALGEAGQITLINDVYAHDYILGKQSVAEATYGAWGEAVGNTFYPDFMSTAQAIRALTYLPGYQQNDPQIQSAIDKGLAYLKKWLQPDGSVYYRTESWAEDPVVDTTEVIITLKRLGHDLLSWRSPTGLSPVSYMMLKALNDDGSFGAYRNVLDASEALYTYLILAGTIDPRTSLGLLVQPAAASLNLNGKQQFKAVLAYFDGTRSDVTNEAVWSVGDTSIASVSDSDYGLVTALNTGQTVVKAIYNGLTATAILNITLPTSSTPDRDYCIVDIAVVGMNGELLYGPGSVMVSKNGRWGLTALGALDATGLSYVDDNGFVKSIAGQANSGMNGWMYKVNGSVPIVGASQKAIQEGDQIIWWYSTDWSSSGPVWESLVKSSTSASTAMSVPADLKEQNKKLPVALQAPQVAVDALAKINQLLELTEGTFQIAPLSEVKKAVVVTGGEKAMSRAEIAALRKELAQNQIDLAQKVTASAGAIITDAKEEIALSIPAEALQNDLEITIKKNTVVASAGNNGGNAAQAPPPAGYQQISAIYNFGPDGTTFNIPVTLNLKIALPPLAKPENLALAWYDKTKGQWVAIPAVVDMSKGLILARINHFSDYAVFAKEARKSFEDVTNNSFAWAKDTIETLAGAGIVAGVDSSRFEPGRAVTRAEFASLLVKALGLEVKEGTKNPFKDVKGDAWYAGAVTAAAGNGLVKGYEDGTFRPEKTITREEVAVMLVRAMNLPEGEEKLSFKDNDKVSAWARKSVGAAAAHGLVKGFEDGTFRPGEAASRAECAVMVYRMLVAE; encoded by the coding sequence ATGTCCTATAAGAGGTTCAACAGGCGTTTTATATCCCTGGCAACAACGGTTTGCCTTCTTTTCAGCTTTCTTGTACCTTTTGTTGTCCCGGACAAGGCTATGGCCGCGGATCAGGCCGTTGCCTATACTGCCCAAGAACTGGCCGCCAAAGCCATAAAATTTATTAACGACCGCTACCAGGCCGGGGAGAAGATTGACGGCTACACGGCCTACATACTTACCCTGGCGGGAGAAAATCTAGAAGATAAAGTAAAATGGACCAAGAATGAGGAAACGTTAAAAAGCAGCATCGAAAAACTGGCCGACTTACTTGGCAATAATAATAGTTTAATTACTTACATTATGGCGACCCAGAATGCCGACGGTAGCTTTGGCCCTTTGGCCAATGATTATGGCACCAAGGCACCGCTGCAGGCCCTGGCGCTGGTAAAACCTGATTTGCCGGTTAATGATCCTGTTTATAACCAGGTCCAGGACAGCATTAGCAAGGCAGTTTCTTATTTTAAAAATCGTTACCAGAATGGCAGTTTAACTTATGAGGTCAACGGTTGGAACTTTGATTATCGCTGCGTAGAAGCTCTGGTCAACGCCGGTGAAGACCTTTCTGGAGGCGGGTGGGTCTATAATGGTAAATCTTTGAAAAATGTCGTTATTGCCTCTGCCGAGGCTGCTGCCAGCAATCCCTCCGTACTGGATGCCGTCTATCTGGCGAAAGAATTAACCGCCCTTTATGCCGTAGATCCGACTTCAAGTTACATTAATATGCTAGCCGACGCCATTATTGCTAAACAAAAGACTACTAATGGAACGATTTATTTTGGCAACAGCATTTATGACGATGTTACAGTTTTAACCGCCCTTGGCAAAGCAGGCAGGCTTAGTGTCATTGACCAGGTGTATGCCTTGAACTACCTTAATGGGTTTAAACATGAACATAAAAACGCCTGGGGGCAGCCAGCCGGAGCGGCATGGAGCGGTTATACCGCGGAGGAACCGGATTTAACGGCCCAGGTGCTTACGGCCCTCAGCTACTTTGACGGGGCGAAGGTAGAAGGTAGCGACGTTTATAAAACCATCCAGGAGGGCCTGGCTTACCTTAAAGATATCCAGGACGTAGACACTGGCGCTATCCCGGCCCAGTGGGATAGTACCTTTTCTACGGCCGAAACCCTGATTGCCTTAAAATCTTTAGGTAAAACGTATAATGATTATGCCGGCAGCAGTTCTCCATGGGTGAAAAGATCAAGAACGAAAACTATAGCCCAATGCTTGTTGGCCTTAAATAGATGGGGTGATACAGTACGGGTAAATAAGCTGGCAAATCTTTTAAAGGAACGGCATTCTCCTAACGGTTTTGACAACAGCGTTTACAGCGACATGTGGGCCTATATTGCTCTGGGGGAAGCGGGCCAGATAACCTTAATCAATGATGTTTATGCCCACGATTACATCCTGGGCAAGCAAAGCGTGGCCGAGGCCACTTATGGCGCCTGGGGAGAGGCGGTGGGTAACACTTTTTACCCCGACTTTATGTCTACCGCCCAGGCGATCCGGGCCTTGACTTATCTGCCAGGTTATCAACAAAATGACCCGCAAATCCAGAGCGCCATCGATAAGGGCCTGGCCTATTTAAAGAAGTGGCTGCAGCCTGACGGCAGCGTGTATTATCGCACCGAGTCTTGGGCCGAAGATCCGGTAGTAGATACCACCGAAGTGATTATTACCCTGAAAAGGCTGGGACATGATCTTTTGAGCTGGCGAAGCCCTACGGGGTTATCGCCGGTATCCTACATGATGCTCAAAGCCTTGAACGATGATGGTAGCTTTGGTGCATATAGAAATGTTTTGGACGCCAGCGAGGCCCTTTATACTTATCTTATCCTGGCTGGAACAATCGACCCCAGAACTTCCCTGGGCCTTCTTGTTCAACCTGCTGCTGCCAGCCTCAATCTCAACGGCAAGCAGCAGTTTAAGGCCGTACTGGCTTATTTTGACGGCACGAGGAGCGACGTGACCAACGAGGCCGTCTGGTCGGTGGGCGATACCAGCATCGCTAGTGTTTCTGACAGCGACTACGGCCTGGTCACTGCCCTCAATACCGGCCAGACGGTGGTAAAGGCTATTTATAACGGCCTGACGGCGACGGCCATTCTCAATATTACCTTACCCACCTCATCCACTCCGGATCGTGATTACTGCATCGTCGACATTGCCGTAGTAGGCATGAACGGCGAGCTCCTTTATGGGCCCGGCTCGGTCATGGTGAGCAAAAACGGCAGGTGGGGCCTGACGGCCCTGGGAGCCCTGGACGCCACCGGTCTTTCCTACGTCGACGATAACGGCTTTGTTAAAAGCATCGCCGGCCAGGCCAACAGTGGTATGAACGGGTGGATGTACAAAGTCAACGGCAGCGTACCCATAGTGGGCGCTTCCCAGAAAGCGATCCAGGAGGGCGACCAGATCATCTGGTGGTACAGTACGGACTGGAGCTCTTCGGGACCAGTGTGGGAAAGTCTGGTAAAAAGCAGCACATCTGCCTCGACGGCTATGTCTGTACCGGCCGATCTAAAGGAGCAAAATAAAAAACTCCCAGTAGCCCTACAGGCCCCCCAAGTTGCCGTGGATGCATTAGCGAAAATTAACCAGTTGCTGGAATTAACAGAGGGTACCTTCCAGATCGCTCCTTTAAGCGAAGTTAAAAAAGCCGTGGTAGTCACTGGCGGCGAAAAAGCCATGAGCCGTGCTGAAATTGCCGCCCTGAGAAAAGAACTGGCCCAAAACCAAATTGATCTGGCCCAGAAGGTCACCGCTTCAGCGGGAGCAATCATAACTGATGCTAAAGAAGAAATAGCCCTGTCCATACCAGCCGAGGCATTACAAAACGATTTAGAGATTACCATTAAGAAGAATACTGTTGTTGCGAGCGCTGGAAATAACGGGGGTAATGCCGCCCAGGCTCCTCCGCCGGCAGGCTACCAGCAAATATCGGCAATTTACAATTTTGGACCCGACGGAACTACCTTCAACATACCGGTGACCTTAAACTTAAAAATTGCCTTGCCGCCCCTGGCCAAACCGGAAAACCTGGCCCTGGCCTGGTACGATAAGACAAAAGGCCAGTGGGTAGCTATACCGGCCGTGGTCGACATGTCTAAAGGCTTAATCTTGGCCCGGATAAACCACTTCTCCGACTATGCCGTGTTTGCAAAGGAAGCCAGGAAATCTTTTGAGGATGTAACTAATAATTCGTTTGCCTGGGCGAAGGATACCATTGAAACCCTGGCCGGGGCTGGCATTGTGGCTGGGGTGGACAGCAGCCGCTTCGAGCCGGGCCGGGCGGTGACCAGAGCGGAATTTGCCAGCCTCCTGGTCAAGGCCCTGGGCCTGGAGGTGAAAGAAGGGACGAAGAACCCCTTTAAGGACGTAAAAGGTGACGCCTGGTACGCCGGGGCAGTAACTGCCGCCGCCGGCAACGGCCTGGTCAAGGGCTATGAGGACGGCACCTTCCGCCCGGAAAAGACCATTACCCGCGAAGAAGTGGCGGTTATGCTGGTACGGGCCATGAACTTGCCTGAGGGCGAGGAGAAACTATCCTTTAAAGATAACGACAAAGTCTCTGCCTGGGCCAGAAAGAGCGTGGGTGCAGCTGCCGCCCACGGGCTGGTTAAAGGCTTTGAAGATGGGACTTTCCGGCCCGGAGAGGCGGCCAGCCGGGCAGAATGTGCAGTGATGGTCTACAGGATGCTAGTAGCAGAGTAG
- a CDS encoding ATP-binding protein, whose product MQELLVISGKGGTGKTSIVAALAALAEDKVLADCDVDAADLHLLLRPEVESVNEFYGSNKAVTDAGRCTGCGRCIEVCRFGAITKADNGSRGSVFQVDSLSCEGCGVCTLTCPAGAITMKPNLAGYWYISETPHGPLVHAQLGLAEDNSGKLVTKVRQEARRLAEENKARLIITDGPPGIGCPVISSLSGVTLALVVTEPTVAGWHDLERVVKLAGHFKVPVAVCINKYDLAPEKSREIEAYCYEQGLTIAGKIPFDADVARALVNAVPLTACSHGAAANAVKAMWDSLMVQLARIGK is encoded by the coding sequence ATGCAAGAGCTGCTGGTAATTAGCGGTAAGGGCGGTACCGGTAAAACTTCTATCGTTGCTGCCCTGGCAGCCCTGGCGGAGGATAAAGTCCTGGCCGACTGTGACGTTGACGCTGCCGACCTGCACCTGCTCCTGCGGCCGGAGGTGGAGAGCGTCAATGAATTTTACGGCTCCAACAAAGCGGTTACTGATGCCGGGCGTTGCACCGGGTGCGGCCGCTGTATCGAAGTTTGCCGGTTTGGCGCTATCACGAAGGCAGATAACGGGTCAAGGGGCTCCGTTTTTCAGGTGGATTCTCTATCATGTGAAGGCTGCGGGGTCTGCACCTTGACGTGCCCGGCAGGGGCCATTACCATGAAACCCAACCTAGCCGGGTACTGGTATATTTCAGAAACACCTCACGGCCCTCTTGTACATGCCCAGCTAGGCCTGGCCGAGGACAATTCCGGCAAGCTGGTGACGAAGGTACGCCAGGAAGCGCGGCGGCTGGCGGAGGAAAATAAGGCCCGGCTGATCATTACCGACGGCCCGCCCGGCATCGGCTGCCCGGTCATATCCTCCCTGAGCGGGGTAACCCTGGCCCTGGTGGTGACGGAACCGACGGTAGCCGGCTGGCACGACCTGGAACGGGTGGTGAAGCTGGCCGGCCACTTTAAAGTACCGGTGGCCGTTTGTATTAACAAATATGACCTGGCCCCTGAGAAAAGCCGGGAGATTGAAGCTTATTGTTATGAGCAGGGCCTTACCATAGCCGGTAAAATACCTTTCGATGCCGACGTGGCCAGGGCCTTGGTAAATGCCGTGCCGCTTACGGCCTGTTCCCACGGGGCGGCAGCAAATGCCGTCAAAGCCATGTGGGATAGCTTGATGGTACAATTGGCAAGGATAGGAAAGTAG
- a CDS encoding ATP-binding protein, whose amino-acid sequence MVKGMLVTVASGKGGTGKTTIVTNLALALARKIPVQVLDCDVEEPNAHLFLHPVFQEEEEVTLPVPEVDNTKCNGCGKCSEVCAFHALAVAGGKVITFPEMCHGCGGCAIVCPQGAITEKPYRIGAVARGQAGKIDFVHGKIDVGVPLAPPVIRAVKRLAHKEGLTLIDAPPGTSCPVVAALKGSDFCLLVTEPTPFGLNDLKLAVGMVRELGIPFAVVINRSTLGDLRVERYCRQEKIPVLLKIPFDKRYAATYARGRCLVEDYPDWVPPFVGLWQEIERLVSQHARAAGN is encoded by the coding sequence GTGGTGAAGGGAATGCTTGTCACTGTGGCCAGCGGCAAAGGGGGCACGGGGAAAACGACCATTGTTACCAACCTGGCCCTGGCCCTGGCCAGGAAAATACCGGTGCAGGTACTCGACTGCGATGTAGAAGAGCCCAATGCCCATCTCTTCCTGCATCCGGTATTCCAGGAAGAAGAGGAAGTGACCCTGCCGGTCCCGGAAGTGGACAATACCAAATGTAACGGCTGCGGCAAGTGCAGCGAAGTTTGCGCTTTTCACGCCCTGGCCGTCGCCGGGGGTAAGGTTATTACTTTTCCGGAAATGTGCCACGGCTGCGGCGGCTGCGCCATTGTGTGTCCCCAGGGTGCAATTACAGAGAAACCTTATCGTATCGGGGCGGTAGCCAGGGGCCAGGCCGGCAAGATTGATTTTGTCCACGGCAAGATTGATGTGGGCGTGCCCCTGGCACCCCCGGTGATCAGAGCGGTCAAAAGGCTCGCCCACAAAGAAGGGCTCACCCTTATAGACGCCCCGCCGGGTACTTCCTGCCCGGTAGTAGCTGCCTTGAAGGGCAGCGATTTTTGCCTGCTGGTTACGGAGCCCACTCCTTTCGGCCTTAATGATCTCAAGCTCGCAGTCGGCATGGTGCGAGAACTGGGTATTCCTTTTGCGGTGGTTATCAATCGTTCCACCCTGGGTGACCTGCGGGTGGAGCGTTATTGCCGCCAGGAAAAGATTCCGGTCCTTCTGAAAATCCCCTTTGACAAAAGATATGCTGCCACCTATGCCAGAGGGAGATGCCTGGTGGAAGATTATCCCGACTGGGTACCGCCTTTTGTCGGCCTCTGGCAGGAGATAGAGAGGCTGGTGTCACAACATGCAAGAGCTGCTGGTAATTAG
- a CDS encoding 4Fe-4S binding protein: MAARVDEDKCTGCGSCVEVCPVEAITVEEVATINADECLECGACVDECPNNALSLD, encoded by the coding sequence ATGGCAGCCAGGGTTGATGAAGATAAGTGCACCGGCTGTGGCAGCTGCGTCGAGGTTTGTCCGGTAGAAGCCATTACCGTTGAAGAAGTAGCGACTATTAATGCCGACGAGTGCCTGGAGTGCGGCGCCTGCGTTGATGAGTGCCCGAATAATGCTCTCAGTCTTGATTAA
- a CDS encoding NifB/NifX family molybdenum-iron cluster-binding protein, which produces MVKIAVATEGKMVAEHFGHCSQYSLFTVEDGKVISKEVIANPGHQPGFLPGYLANLGVHCVIVGGIGARAVELFGERGIEVISGASGPVEAAVNAYLSGNLKSTGSTCSHDHDGCNH; this is translated from the coding sequence ATGGTGAAGATCGCCGTAGCAACCGAGGGAAAAATGGTAGCCGAGCATTTTGGCCATTGTTCCCAGTACAGCCTGTTTACCGTTGAAGACGGGAAAGTAATAAGTAAAGAAGTTATTGCCAATCCCGGGCATCAGCCTGGCTTCTTACCGGGTTATCTGGCAAATTTAGGTGTTCACTGCGTTATTGTCGGCGGCATCGGCGCCCGCGCCGTGGAATTGTTCGGTGAGCGGGGCATTGAAGTAATAAGCGGTGCTTCCGGCCCCGTAGAGGCGGCAGTGAATGCTTACCTGAGCGGTAATCTCAAGAGTACCGGCAGTACCTGCAGCCATGACCATGATGGCTGCAATCATTAA
- a CDS encoding NifB/NifX family molybdenum-iron cluster-binding protein, whose amino-acid sequence MKVAITAQGKDAAAAVDPRFGRCQYFVIADTARNTFEAVANDNMAAGGGAGVATAQAMVNRGVEVVLTGNVGPNALRVLQGAGVKVYSTTAPTVQAALQQWQAGEATLFSQANVGSHFGMGRGGNRW is encoded by the coding sequence ATGAAAGTGGCTATTACGGCCCAGGGTAAAGATGCGGCGGCAGCGGTGGACCCCCGTTTCGGTCGCTGCCAGTATTTTGTTATTGCCGATACAGCAAGGAATACCTTTGAGGCCGTAGCCAACGATAACATGGCCGCCGGCGGCGGGGCGGGAGTGGCTACAGCCCAGGCCATGGTCAACCGGGGTGTGGAGGTTGTCCTTACCGGAAATGTTGGGCCCAATGCCCTGCGGGTTTTGCAGGGTGCCGGAGTTAAGGTTTACTCAACTACAGCACCGACGGTCCAGGCGGCGTTGCAGCAGTGGCAGGCCGGAGAGGCCACGCTATTTTCCCAGGCTAACGTAGGGTCTCATTTTGGTATGGGTCGGGGAGGTAACAGATGGTGA
- a CDS encoding DUF5320 domain-containing protein, producing MASGFFIYGILLLTNGHNRLILIMNIRPKGGVKMPRGDRTGPWGLGPRTGRGAGFCNGFPVPGFMNPAFGFGRGLGFGLGRGRGLGLGLGRRWAWGFSPPSYGWFPGGWWGAPFPGALPPQGAAPDVEFLKQQAAVLEGQLKAVKEQLKALQQEERQDKARDPENEDL from the coding sequence ATGGCCTCCGGGTTTTTTATTTATGGCATATTATTATTGACAAATGGCCATAATAGACTTATACTAATAATGAACATAAGACCGAAAGGGGGTGTAAAAATGCCACGTGGTGACAGGACCGGTCCGTGGGGTCTCGGGCCACGCACCGGCCGCGGAGCCGGCTTTTGTAACGGTTTCCCCGTACCGGGCTTTATGAATCCTGCTTTCGGCTTTGGACGGGGCCTGGGTTTTGGGCTGGGTCGCGGCCGGGGCTTAGGCCTGGGCCTGGGCCGCAGGTGGGCCTGGGGTTTTTCCCCGCCGTCTTATGGCTGGTTTCCCGGTGGCTGGTGGGGCGCACCCTTTCCCGGTGCCTTACCGCCCCAGGGCGCGGCGCCTGATGTGGAATTTTTAAAGCAGCAGGCGGCCGTGCTTGAAGGCCAGCTCAAAGCGGTCAAAGAACAGCTGAAGGCTTTACAGCAGGAAGAGCGGCAAGATAAGGCCCGCGATCCGGAAAATGAGGACCTGTAG